AAGCAAGGCAAATAACCTgagaaggaaaataataataatcgtgATTCCACAAGCAGCATtaataaaacatgaaataaatggaAATAATTCACTTATAAGACAGGAAACATTACCTCATACAAATTAACCCTctctaaaagaaaataaatcgtTATCACCTGAAAATATGACAGAAGGTGGAATAACACAAGTGCCCAACATTTTTGGATAATTTAAAATGCTCAACGTGTTAATTTACTCTCTTTAATAATTTCTTCCACTTCGTACAGCCGTTTTAAtaagtgcaaacagaaactgTGACACTGTCCACATGTCTAGATGAGTAGaataacatttacatttaatgcTTACATACTAGACTACACAACAATGCAAAGAGAAGTGCTTCTTGTCATCACATGAAATCACAAGCAAagcaaataaatgttttctgTTTCGGTTTTTCTGTAAGAAAAAGAATCACATTGCACAGCATATCTGCTGCGTTATAATCTCATTTCAAGTAAAAGAGAATTTGGCTGAATTGTAACCTCAAGGAGGAATGATTTACACTGATACATAAATATATCCTCTAAATAATTCTGTAGTGgtcatttgaaataaaacagcaatacATGTTGCACTGTGCACAGTACAGACAGCTATtctgaaaagataaatcttcaTTCAAGCAGACAGTTATTGCAGCTTAATGCTTTTGCAGCTTATAGCAGGAGGCTTACTGTCCTGTTCATGTTTGAACACACAAACGAAGCTTGTGCTTCTATCCCAGATTGAACTCGGGATCCAGCACCGACAGAGAAACAGCGGGCAAACAAGAAAGTTGACATGAAGAACTAAAAAACATTCTTTCCAGCTGTTGAattgtttcatttttctttttggagAACTTCAGACTTATACAAGGTTggttgaagaaaagaaaatcacaacAGGTCCCCTGTGGAACAGCAAGGGAGATATTTTTGTCTTGAGAAAAGTTATAAAGGTAATAAAAAGAATCCCATAACAGAAACAGACGTCAGTCTCCCAAGCTGCCCACGGAGGGTGCCGTGAACTGATGAGTCTTTGTTCTGGCTGTTTATTGGTTGAGAAAAGGGTATGGACAAACGGCCCGACAAAGGAGCTTCACAgggatgaaacaaaaaaaaacccttgcTGTAAATCCAGAAAGATTGACAATTATACATAAAGACTTAGTTCTAAAATTTCAAATGCTGAAAGTAGAGGTGATGTTTGAGGATTTCTTTATGCATTAAAAACTTTCACTTCAAAAGCAAACTTCTTCTTGTACACAGTATGGGTCTGACAGATTGTCATTGATCAAGATGTACACACTTTACAAACACGCAGCAGAGTTTCTGAAGGTCTGTGAACGACCAGAACAATGTCCAACAACTCACTGATGACATAAATccagctttgtaaaaaaaacaaaaaaaaaacaacaacatacaaATCTTCTCTGCCTGTTAGTGTTGTGCTGAAGCTCAACATGTACCATTTCATTTGTTTACGGGAAAACTGCAGTAATTACCATCGATGTCCAGCACCCTCTTGTTCCATAAtgtttatttaaacaaaaactaagTGAGAACTGAAATTCCACCTCAACTGACAgcgctggaaaaaaaaaaaaaaaacccagcttgCTGAAATGGATACGGGTGAGTGCGTCCgtctcaaaaaataaataaaatgaacaaatagCAGTGATGAGTTCAATGTCTCTGAAAGCCTCCAGATTAGTCAGCTCTGTGAGATCCCCCCAGACCACCTTtggatacagaaaaaaaaaattgagaaaaacaggaactatctaaaaaggggaaaaaccgAATGCAATGATTCGAAAAGTCATGAGCACACACGCACTTCACGGCACAGCGCATCACAGCGCATCACAGAAGCTGCTTCTTGAACCTCAAAGAGTCTAACATTTAGGCATCTTGTTTACATTTCTGCTTTGCACGACCGTTTTAAATTGCCTTCGTGCATGTAGACAAACTATGGGTCACTGAAATGGTTTTCACAAGTGGTCTTGAGCTCATGCACTGATTCAGGCTAGAATTGTGCCGGGGACTGcagatcaaagatttttttcatttcattttaaaatgcagataTTTTTTCAGATTCTCTAAACCTCTAAACAGAACTAGGACCTTCAGATGATGAAATTTCTCATCTCCTCGTGACTTTAaattgaaaaacattgctattCAAAGTACCTCCCACAACTTCCACAACTTTATAACTCATATATACGACTTCTCTGTAGGATTCTCTTTTTGAATCTGCTCATGATAGATAAGTTGTGAGATTGATCAGGTTTCTaatttttggtatttttgttgtgatactttttttttctatttgaatTTTGAGATGTTGTTGGCATTcggaaaaaaagtaaattagtAAATATCTTTCAAACCAAAATGCACACTTATTTTGTGTCTATGatgtttacatttaaatataGGTTTTAAAATCTGCAATTCATTGCAAAGAGATGCaactttttttctgaaaacaGAGATGTagggagaaaaaaactgaataaacaCAAGAGAAAAAGATACTCATATAGTTATGTGCTCTCTTCTTTAATGTAAAAAACCTGCTGCccacattacccacaatgcaactTGACTGCCTAAAGTGCAGTTCCCCGCTGTCCACCTAAGAAACTGACCTTTAGCAGAAGTGAGACGTAGGCAACAGCAGCCTTGAGGCCGTTTCTTTCTCACCTCAAACACACCTCAAACTTTTTATCTTTGAAATTGAGGAAAACTCATCTTATTTTACACAGCCTTCATAcaactatttttttctttttcctacaGACAGAACTACATCCCACAAgttcaaatatattattttttagaTTTTAGTCCAAGAGCTTAGAAAAGTTATTATCTACACAATCAAAATAACATATTAttacaattttcttttaaagatCAGTGCTGACAGTGAATGACATATGCAACAAGCCCTGATAAAGATATTAGATCATATCTGTCACATCTCCATTGACAAGTTAAGTGCAATAGTAAATAACTTacatgatataataatacatgTCTGGAGTTAAAACCACATTTTCATCTATAATTGGTTATTGATCCCAAGTCTTGCTTGTTCTGCTAATTCAATAGTTTTCAGATTTCTTTTTAAGTAATATTAATAAAGAGTGTCCCACTGCTGTGCCTCAAGCAAAGCTGTAATTATTCAAGACACTAATGTGTCTTAATCTTTTGAGTGACTGCCAAAACACGGAGTCATTTTCTATGCCTCAATGTTAAACATCAAGTTTAACATTGAGCCACCAGTATTCATGATGAACATTTGTGGTCGATTTGACAAAAGAAATGAGCAATCCTTTTTTTGGCCCTACTGATATGCACACATTAGCTTTTCCTAGCATTAACATCTCCACAGGACACTAAATAACCACGAGACAAGTATATGCATGTCCAGAATTGCTCTGTTTTCGACCCCCAATATCATCTCTATTAGAAAGCACATGCTGGGTTTAGAATACCTTTCTCCCCTTGGTGGCAATTACTTTGTGCGATTAGGCAGATGAGAAAAGTTTGACTAAACCTATGAATATTAAGGAGAGGAATGACTTCACCGAGATGCAAACTTGGTGGAGTGGGTGGCTAATCTTCAGTCTAAAACATTTACGAGTTGAACATCCTGTCATGCTTATCATCTGTCTCTCTTACTCAACAGCACATCCAAACATTGATGCTGTCTGGAAAAGCCGGACATTTGTTTAACACAACTGACTCTGAAACTCAGCCACTGTTGTGAAATCTTCCAATGAGCCAAAACAGCCACAACGTTTGGTTGAAAACTGGCTAGTGTGTTTGTCACTACCCAACTACCTTCTTCAGTTTAGATTCATTGTTAACAAGTGCCTTTCTTATTCTGTATTAAGTGTAttaaagatttgtttttgttatccGACACACTAAAAGTAGCTTTCAATTCACCCATCGGATTTATGCAACTTCCATGAAAACACAACTTGTATTTACGGCACATTTTCAAACACACCAGCCGACAACACGCACGCAGGGGTGTGAAAGGGTTGAGTGACCACTTACCTTTTGTTTGGTCACGAACAGAAGCTTCCTTCACTGGGGGAGACGGTGTGCAGAGGAATAAGGCTTTCATATTGCTCACAGTCTTCCGGCAGTCTGGGGAAGCGAGCAGGGTGTCAATCATCATCAAACCTGTCATCTTGACAAACATCATTATTATAATCATCCCTCACTAAAACGCGCGCAAGCATTCACAGAAGAAGGAGCGTTTAACTGCTGCAGAGAGGTTAGTCAGTCAAGCATGTGCAGCTGATTACAGACTTAACTTAGCAAAGCTGGGACCTACAAATGGGCTCCATTATGCTTGTGAGAATGTCGGAGAAGAAAAGAATGAGTGTGTGACAGTCGATTTCTTTTTAATAGGTTTCTCATCATAACGTAAGGAAACAACAATACAAAAGTTCAATTTCTTTTTAACTACTTAAAAGCTTTAACCTTTTAAAAGGACCACTGACCACCTTTCATATTTTACCAACAGCTGACTCGCCGCAGGATTTTAATGCATTTGTCtgtagagacaacttctgtctTGAACTGACAGCAGAAGAAGCATTTCCGCCCATTaagcatgtgtgtctgtatggaGGCGTTTTATAAATAACATCAGAACATTTCCAAGGAGATGCAGTGAAAGACATCAGAAAATTACTGAACCAAATAAGTGCCTAAATGTGATTAATAAGGAAATTGCTGTGCAGATAAACTAATGTATTTATTCCATTAAGACTATTATTGCTAAAAGTCAAACTGTCAGTGGCTTGTTTTGTCTGGACATTTAGTAGAGGCTACATTTTCAAGATCATATGCAATCTTTTCAAAGAAGATTTTTGATTGTTAGTCTGCCTTTTTCGCTCTCTAGCCACAAATAGGTTTAGATGCTAGAGAGACTGTAGACAGTTGGATGATGAAAGACTTTTTGACTCTGTATTGCAGCAGTGGTAACACAAATAAATGTAGGAGATTTCTGGGAAAAAAGGAAACCCCCTGAACTCAAATGGGTCACAAGTGGAAGAACTTACAAGTTGAATCATTTTCTGCTTAAATAGCATCAATAATCAATATGACATCAATATGGTAATTTTACTCAATCAAATTGCACAACGTGTACCTCTGAATGCGGTGTTTTCTGCAGATGAAGGCATATAACCTTCTCAGCCCCACCAGTACGGGATCCCAGTTGTTGTAGTGGCATAAAAGTGTGGCAATGAAGAAGGACAGAAAGACGGGCAGGGCCCCCGCAAAAAACAACCATGAAAAACGCACCTGtcaataaacaaaaatgatatAAGTTTCAGGATCAATTTAACTTTTGTAAAATGATTTAGATTTATCAAACTATTAATTAAATACTGACAAATGCAAAGCAGCAGACAACATCTCTAATTTTACTTCAGTGCTCTATCATAAATAATGACaactaaaaaaaacttaaactacTCTTCAAAATAAATTCTCTTCAACTTTTGGCTGTTGTTGATTAGAAAAAGAACGTGAACAACCTCAACTTGCTGTGAAGGGAAACTTACCTTCTGCATGCAAATATCAGCCATAATAGACAGCGGGATGGTGAGGCTCAATGCCAGAGTCCCGATCAGTGATGATGTGAGGAAACAGCCCCTGGGGATGGGGGGGGTCAGAACATTTACTCATCACTGTGGACATTTCCACACAAAAAAGTGCTTAGAAAAAGACTGCCAAATGTTCTGTGATGATTTGTGACTTGAATAAATGATGTATCAGCTGCTCACCAGAGCCAGAGGAACTCTGAGAGAACCGTTCCAATCAGGCCATTGATGAGGATGTACATCCACACTAGTAGGCTGGGAAGCTCAAAGGCCTCGAAGCCCGTGTAGTGAAGCAGGAGGAAGCCGGGCCACAGCAACAGCAGGTTGAACAGACCCACAAACCCTGAGAGACACAAAGCAGCTTCACTGACTCATAGTTCTTATTGAGTACAGGCGTTTGGCTAGTCATGGAGGGATGGGAATATAGAAAAGGACTGAGGGATAAAATTAACTGCAACACATGAActgcttaccaaaaaacattggAATGTCGAGCTTGTCCTCTCGATCCACCCGTCTCTTTATCATCACAATGTAGACGGCATACAGCATCGCCCCGGCCAGGGACCACAGAGAACCTTCAGAAAGGTTTCCCTCAATTACACTTGGAAAGAAGGTTTCGATGTATGCTAATCAAACACTAATACACAGCTCATAATAAATGTTCACTTCACAGTCAGTAATTAAATGAAGAGAAAGCTGTTTCTATGGATACCTATGGCACCTTTTCCATCAGGGCTGTCCATGCTGGAGAGACTGACAAGAGCTACACCTCCCATGCTAAAGAGAAGAGATCATTAATGTTGCTAATTAATATGAAAAATGAATTGCttatcacaaataaataaaaacaatcaatggCACATTATTAGTTTAATTAAATTGACTCCACTACACTAAACAATTTCGGTAAAATTAAGCAGAAAATTAAATCAGCTATGCATAAAGCAATAACATCTGCCTGCCAGCACCTCGGAAAAGCTGCAAAGAACCCTTTAAAGTTTTAACAGACACAATATTAACAAACTAGGATTGCTGTCTCAAAGATGCATGCCTCTGCTAATTAGCTATGTTGTTATTTATATCCAAGTCTGTTCAGAGTCTGACGGGTATTACAGAAACCAGGTTTCACCTCTTACCTGGAAATTCTAATTCAAAACCATTTGGAAGTTgaatttttatatattattttcacTCTTTGCAACATCCATTTAAAttgcaattaaaacaaaatagctTATGCTACTAAAGAGCATCATAAAAATGACTTCCTGAAAGTAAACGAATAATATAAAATGTCTTCAGATTAATtgtgtatattttattttatcacaaAGGATGACCTTTTGGGCATAAAATGTCATCATTTCTGTTACACTCGACCAGTAAAGTCCCACTTAGTATAGGCTAGTTATGTGAAGTGATAAAACTGCGTGACGTCACAAATCAGTCAGCGAAGCCTGAACTGTGACATCATCTCAAAGGTCATCCTTGATGAAGCGTCCACATGCAAAAGGCTTTAAAGTTACATTAACACCTTATATATATTCAAACATCATGTTACTTGTTAGACTAGGACAAATCGGCTCAAATCTCAAATCTCAAAAAGGGAGCTGGTTACTAGAAATATATTTGAGCTCATGTTTAATGGCTTGGTGGCAACCATGTCTAGGTGGTAAGGCTAAGGTTGACCTCTGCTACCTGTTTTAATCCGCAATAAACATGACTATTTGtatgatgttttatattaatttacatTCTTGTCTTTGATAACTTTGTCTTGATTGCTGTTATGAACAATACAGTTTCTATACTGTATTATTCCCACAGAATCCATGAGCTTCTACCTTTTTTGTCAGAGACCCtcttgtacaatgttttgttttctggtgaaattaaaggttTAACTaactaaattaattaattaacacACACACGTCAAGTTTATCAGAGATTGGATGAATAGTTCCTGTCATTTGACCTAAAAATTCTGATCAGATCATCCATGAATCCAAGTGAGCATTAATGACAAATTTGAGGACATCGCCTCAAGCGACAGTGCCGTGACAATAATGGGATGTTTGCCAGTGAACCATAATGTCACTGGCCGCAGTCGTCGCCAGCATTAAGGCACAAAGAGACGTAGTATTTTAATTAAAAGTAGAGGCGGATGTGACTGCTACTGTTTGATTGTTCACAAGAAACGTGGTGAAATGCTGTACCATGTGCAAAGGAGAAGCCCATTCAATATTAGTGGATCTCAGCATGCAGTCTCTGAACCCTCCTGTTAGCTTTATTTTGAGGTGCTGGAAAGCAGATTTCATTATTTTGAATAACCAGAAAACCTCATTGTTAACATATTCTAATTGTTTTTATGATTACATGATGATTTTCATTTCAAACTACACCAAAGGAATTTCTTAAATTCACATTTTGAAAACACATTCATGCTTTATGGAACAACTTCAGCTCAAAATATATCTTGGTCTTTACCAGGCACaaggagaataaaaaaataaaaaaataaaatcaacttagacaaattaaaaaaaaggtacaGTCGCAGCTAAGAAATCGCCACTTTGAGAGAACTTCAGTGTGAGTGGGTAAAAGTAAAATCAGTATGATGAATAAAATACACGGCTAACAATAAGTACTAATAAGTAGTGATGTCCCGACCCGATCATGTGATCAGGCCAAATTTCTGATCATGTAATTTTAAAATGATTGGATGATACATTTGTAAATCACTAAATtacattattcatttatttatttaatgtccATCAATAAGTTTTACCGTTAACAATTCCAATTATATCAGGCACAGTGTAGGCATAACCTTCCACCTAGTGTAGCAGTGCTAGCTTAAGAGCTGACATCCGTGTTGCCAACTTAGTCACGATATATTAGTGAGATTTCAGTACCTTCCAATGAcgtttgtgtaaaaaaaaaagcaactgaAGACCTTTATAGACTCTAACTTGAAGGTTCGTATTGTTCTCACTCCTCTCAGTGAGCAGCCCATGCTGCTGTGGGCCCTAAACCAAAGAGCTCTCGGCTGCAGTCGCAACAGCAGACGTCCATCTCTCCACATCCAGACTGCCAATGAATTGCACATCCTCAAATTCAAAGCTGGCTGATCTTGAAATAGCCGTTGAATAATAAACAGCTAATTAATTATTCATGCCCAATTCCAATTAAAGTATTTATtagaataaaaattaaattgtGCTGTACGAGCTTATAGTTAGGACAGGGGGGGAAGGATTGgaattgtgacataatttttttttttttttttttaaagaatcaaGAAAAGAAAGATCATTTGTAGATCCAAACATATTTATATCGTATCGAGCAAACTTGATGTGGGCTTGGGATATCAGAAGTGTCTgcaatttggaaatgtttctaTTTTGGACAGTGAATGCAGTGCTACGGAAATTGGCAAGACAGAAAATATAGAGCTGCTTAATtgtttttaaactattttatgTGAATCACCAAACGATTGGATCGGGGCATGGTATCAACCGATACcccaaaatcaaatgacagacTCAGACTTGGGAGCAAAAGAATGTGATCGGGACATCCATACTAATAGTAAAAAGATTATTATAAACAGACCCATGCATAAACTTGAATACTTTTAAAGGAGGAAATGCAACACCATCAAGCAGGTCAACACTTACTGTGTTCCTCTAAATTAAAAATGgcatcaaaaacttaaaaatgtcAATGCAATTGTAGAAAACAGCATCATAACTATAAAGACTAAAAATGTCTTAACTTGTTGGGCCGTCTCAAATGCCGTTCACTTACCTCAGAGCCACTGCTAACAGTTTGGACAAAGTGAAACGGTCACTGCTGTTGCTGGGAAAGATGCCTGCCAAGATCAGTGTAAAGAGACCTGGAGGAGGAATCATGATATGATACAGTTCAGTCACAAAACTGACAATCAAAGAACAGAGTAATGATTAACATGTAACAGCGATAAACTATCAATTAAAGACTAATTTCTTGGGTTAACTAAAACTGTCAAGAACTTTGTAGACAAAGAGAAATAAATAACCACCTGAGGTGGATGACAGAATGTTGACGATTGCAACCTGCGTGTCAGACAGGGCTTCTTGGTATGAGAGGTTAGCCAGGAACCACTAGAAGACAAACAGCAATGTAGAAATGTAACATGTTGCaactgaatttgaattcaaCTCACTGATTAAACCTCTCAAGCTCTAATCTATTTTGAAATTCGGAATAAAGTATCTGTCAGCTTGAATTTACACTGATTAAATACACAGGTTTTTACACAGGTGTTGTAGTAGTCATCTGGAGAAGAGGGAAGTGATGTATGAGCCGCTCCCACACACAAACaactttcctgtttccatggTTATTCATTATAAGAGATGGTAAAAAGTGCCACACTTGCCACCAAACCTGTACTGCAACAGGCTGCCTCTAATCTGGTCCCATTCAATGCCCTTCTACTTGAAAATCTCATGTTGAAGGACACTGAATGGCAATCAATGTTTAATTTTCGTTCTGCTCAAAAAGAGGTAGACCACAAATTAAAAGTAGCTCATCACTTCAAAATTCCCCACCACTTTCTGCTGATTCACACAAGTCATTTATGCCATGAGCAGATCTTACTAATAAGCACAAACACATGACTAAAACCATGTGTCTCCAATAATAtttaagtgcaaacagaaagctTGCAGTGACTAAGCTGAAGACAATTACAGGACATCATTGCAACATGTTGACCAAGACTTGTAATTGTTTTGaactattttgaaaaaaaattcaccCCCTTTCAAATTTTATCCAGCTTGCCTTAAAACCTAgaattaaaatgtaaattttaCAGGATAAGAATCATTTGATTCCCATAAGATTCTTAACATTTTGCCgatgttgaaacaaagaaataattctTTAGTTCTGACCAATTTCCTATACCCTGTTAATGAAAAACATTGCCATACCATGATGCTACAGGGGAAGGGGGTGTGATATGTGATGTTATGTTATGTGTGATTTGTGATATGTATGCATGAAGGTAACCTGCAGAACCAGATCTTGAtgtttttcatgattttcttttttttttttttttaattttgacttCACTTCAGCACTATTTTATGTATATACTATTTTGCATATACATATCCATTCAAATAACAGATGCACCCAAATAAAAAGACTAAGGTGGAGTACATGTTCACAAATCCCTCAAGACAAGCACTGTATGATGGTGGAGGATTCTTGTGTAAAGCTTAATAAAGTTTTCAGCCTTTTTTGTTTGACTCTCCATGACCATTTCAGCAAAGACCAGACAGCCATTTAACAAAATAACCCAACCCAAGACTTGAATGTCAAGGAAAATGATGCCCAGGTCAGCAAATTCAAATATCCGCAGCTGGACgcagatactttttttttttttactgaatttGGAAAAATGCAAAATTGGAAGAATGCTCATAGCTGCACTTCATCTGCTTGTTATCACGATCTTTAATATGTTAGTTCACTTTTTTATCCCTTCactaacaaaataaatgaaagcaaATTCAGTTTTCACAAATGTGCATG
This DNA window, taken from Cololabis saira isolate AMF1-May2022 chromosome 6, fColSai1.1, whole genome shotgun sequence, encodes the following:
- the LOC133446075 gene encoding solute carrier family 35 member F5-like isoform X2, whose translation is MEWVFIMNRMSSQGSLAAQRRRMALGVVILLLVDVIWVASSELTSYIFKRQEYNKPFFSTFTKTSMFVLYLLGFLLWRPWRQQCTGTLKRRRPAFSEPLYVPVKFQDIPTEHSDCLIRDCESSSKKQRVRFSNIMEVRQLPSTQALEAKLSRMSYPAAKDHEAMLRTVGKLTISDVAKISFFFCFVWFLANLSYQEALSDTQVAIVNILSSTSGLFTLILAGIFPSNSSDRFTLSKLLAVALSMGGVALVSLSSMDSPDGKGAIGSLWSLAGAMLYAVYIVMIKRRVDREDKLDIPMFFGFVGLFNLLLLWPGFLLLHYTGFEAFELPSLLVWMYILINGLIGTVLSEFLWLWGCFLTSSLIGTLALSLTIPLSIMADICMQKVRFSWLFFAGALPVFLSFFIATLLCHYNNWDPVLVGLRRLYAFICRKHRIQRLPEDCEQYESLIPLHTVSPSEGSFCS
- the LOC133446075 gene encoding solute carrier family 35 member F5-like isoform X1 — encoded protein: MEWVFIMNRMSSQGSLAAQRRRMALGVVILLLVDVIWVASSELTSYIFKRQEYNKPFFSTFTKTSMFVLYLLGFLLWRPWRQQCTGTLKRRRPAFFTDAEAYFTRCNTDTTVNNCLSEPLYVPVKFQDIPTEHSDCLIRDCESSSKKQRVRFSNIMEVRQLPSTQALEAKLSRMSYPAAKDHEAMLRTVGKLTISDVAKISFFFCFVWFLANLSYQEALSDTQVAIVNILSSTSGLFTLILAGIFPSNSSDRFTLSKLLAVALSMGGVALVSLSSMDSPDGKGAIGSLWSLAGAMLYAVYIVMIKRRVDREDKLDIPMFFGFVGLFNLLLLWPGFLLLHYTGFEAFELPSLLVWMYILINGLIGTVLSEFLWLWGCFLTSSLIGTLALSLTIPLSIMADICMQKVRFSWLFFAGALPVFLSFFIATLLCHYNNWDPVLVGLRRLYAFICRKHRIQRLPEDCEQYESLIPLHTVSPSEGSFCS